Genomic DNA from Triticum dicoccoides isolate Atlit2015 ecotype Zavitan chromosome 4B, WEW_v2.0, whole genome shotgun sequence:
TGCAAGAATCAATGCCACATGATGAGTTTACAAAGCTAACCATGACACTGTGGGCAATTTGGTCGGCGTGGAGAAAGCTAATCCATGAGGGGGAACAACAGAGCCCGCTAGGGACACATTCTTTCATGACATGGTTCCTGGCAGACTTGCGTATTGCATTTTCATCACATGAAATATCGAAGCCCAGGACAACTCCGACGCGGGCACAAGAATGGATACCACCACCGGCAGGTCACCATAAGGTAAACGTTGATGCAGCCACCTGTAAACATCCTCCAGTGGGGGCTGTTAGTGCTGTTTGCCGGGATCAGTCAGGAGCATATGTTGGATCTGCGGCGGTGGTCTTCCATGGAATGACCGATCCAAATATATTGGAAGCTCTTGCATGTCGCGAGGCTATTGCACTGGCCAAGGACCTGACACTGACTCATATCAGGGTGGCCTCAGATTGCCTCTCAGTGGTCAAGGACATACAAATTGGAACTATGGACGCAATCGCACCAATTGTGCAGGAGATCGACGACATGAGCGGGGATTTTCAGTCCTGCTCCTTTACCCATGAGAGACATCTCTCCAATAAGGAGGCTCATGGCTTAGCTAAACATACTTTACATTTAGGGGAGGGTCGCCATGTGTGGTTGTTACACCCTCATGATACTTCTATTATTCCTTTAATTCGCTCCATTGATCAATAAAGTAAAGCATGTTTCCCCTTAAAAAAAACAACCTGCCCCTGCTTATCTAAAAAAAAGCTACCCCTGCTCAAAAAGAGAAAAAAGGCGAACtaatcaaaaaaaaaattcaaaagaaaaaagagaaaagaggcgaaCTACCCCCTATGAGGCTATGCCCACTGGAAGCAGGATATGCGCGCGTGGCAGGCATAGAGCGCTCCGTCGCCGTGCCCCCGGTATCCCATCTCCCACACCAAATCCCAATCCGGCTCCCCGCCCCCCACAAGCGCCCAAAACCCTAGCTTTAAACCCCCGAATCCAACCGATTCCCCCGCAGATTCCCGCCATTTCTCGCCGGAGCGGCGATCCACCGGACCTGGATCGGTGCCTTCTGTCGCTGACCAACTCTAAGGTTGCTCGGGTTGTCCCGAGAGCTCTGTTCTGGTCCCCTTTTCTTGCTAGGATGGATACTCCAATCCAATCCACCCTCTAGTCTGTGGCAGGTTTTTTTTTCCTGCGCGGACAGCACCAAGGTGCCTATTCCCAGCTAAATTTCGAAGGAACGCTGTCCCTTCTCTGTGTTCCTGCCTGGTATAAGCATGGAGTTCGAGGGCGAAGGGGGCATTGGTGTTGGTGTCGGCGGTGCCGAAGGAGACGACAGGGTGGACGAACCTACCAGGTGAAGAAACCAAAGGAACATACTGTCTTTTACATTCAGCTGTCCAGTGCCAACATTTTGTCTGCGCAACCGATTTTGACATTGACATTAACTTGAAGAGGATGTGCCCAAATCTATGCAAAATAGGAAGTGTCACTGGGTGGCTTGGAGGCTAGTTAAAGTTCAGCATCTGTACTGCTAATCTTGTCTGTGTGAGAATAGAGATTTGTGGATAATATGGATTCTATGTGTATTCGTAGTCTACTTAGCCTTTACATGGGTGTGTTCTGCAATTGTGGACATGGGACCTTTGTTTTAGGTGCGTTCTGTAGTTGAAGAAATTGGACATGCATCCATAGGCTAACAGAGTGACCAGCTGTTCACCCGTTCACTGTATAGCGTATACCGTCTTTTCATTTCATGGGTGTGAGAAAATAGTAATCATCCATGAATGCCCACTGCATATGCACACATTAGTTGGGTTCCTATTTTGTCTGCCTCTTACTGTGCAAAGCGAGGGTGTAACATGTGTGTGATTTTTGCAGTGTCAAGAGAATGCTGCGACTTACTACATGTTTACTTCCTTTCTTCAATCACACTGCATCCCTGTGGCAGTGAGATAATTTCTAACTCCTTTGTTATAGTTATTCAGATGCCTACGCTGTGGAATTAGCGCAAATGCGACGCCTCATATGCGTCGTGGACCGATGGGACGGCGGACTTtatgcaatgcatgtggaatagcaTGGGCAAAGGTAGGCACTATGTGTTTAATCAATTTCGCTCACTCATGTCGTGGCTTATAGGGCCTACAATTCCTGTGCTTGTTCATAGACTCAAATCACATTGAATCACCAATCGTTTTTCTTTCTGTAAGGATTGTTTTGTGCTCTCTACTGAGCAAAAAAATGACGTTCATGTGAAAACTCTGTTGTTCTTCTACTCGATGAACATTGGCTAGTATGGGTCAGAAGAGCTTTTCTGTTGACCTCAATTTTTCTGGAGCTTGAATTGTGTATTTTAAACTTGCATATACTTTTGACATATCAATTATCGTTGATTCATAGTAGAGCGGCATATTGTACTATTAATATAGCATGGCCAACACCTTACATAGTCAAATGTTTCTTAAAAAGATCATATACATACTCAACATAAGCAGAGAGTATATTATATCCcgacccctgttcaagaattcatccgattaaccagtttacttgccgattaatccctactcgtagggtcaccgagtagcctataaaccgataaatcatccgattaattgattaaatggccgattaacttgccaattagccgattaatcccctactcaccagccaaccgagcagctaccagttaacgatttcctcaacaatgatccCGACAGTTATTTTTTGTTTAGCATGCTAAATCACTAATCATTTGGATGCAAGCAGGGAAAATTGAGAAAAGTTATTGATTCTGATGCCCCCATAGATGATGCTACTGTTGCAAAAATGGTGCCTGAAGTCGGCATGGAATTTGACAATGAAGACAAAGCATATGAATTCTATAACAGGTATGCTGGACACATGGGCTTTAGTGTTCGTAAGAGTTCATCGGACAAATCAGCTGACAACATCACAAGATCGAGAACCTTTGTATGCTCGAGGGAGGGTTTCCGTAAGGACAAGAAAGGAGCTAATGAAGTTAAAAGGCCACGGCCAGAAACAAGAATAGGGTGCCCCGCACGGATGATAATTAAGATTACATCCTATAATAAATATCACATTGCTGAATTTGTAGCAGACCATAACCATCAGCCAGCACCCCCATCAACCATGCATATGCTGAGATCTCAGAGAGTGCTCACTGAGGTACAAACAACTGAATGCAACTCCTCAGAAGATTCCACAACACCGTCAAGGTTTTCTGGTGGATCTTTAGTACAGCAGGCAGGAATTTTTAGAAATGTTAATTTCCTCCCTGCAGATTACAGAAGTTCCCTTTGTTCAAAGCGTATGAAAAATATGCAACGTGGTGATGCAGGAGGTGTTGTTAAGTACCTGCAGAGCATGCAGCTAAACAATCCGTCTTTCTTTTATGCTGTCCAGCTCGATGAGGATGACAGACTGACCAACATTTTCTGGGCCGATTCCAAATCTAGAGTTGATTTCAGCTACTTCAGTGACGTGGTTTGTTTGGACACAACCTACAAGATAAATGCACATGGAAGGCCATTAACTCTCTTCCTTGGAGTGAATCATCACAAGCAAATCTCCATATTTGGTGCTGCTTTGCTTTATGATGAATCAGTGGAATCGTTCAAGTGGTTGTTTGACACGTTCAAGATCGCTACAGATGGAAAACAGCCAAAAACAATCTTGACAGATCAATCAATTGCAGCAAGTGCTGCCATAAGCGCAGTATGGCCAAGTACAATTCACTGTCTTTGCCCATGGCAACTGTACCAAAACACTGTCAAACACCTTAATCACATCTTCCAAGGCTCTAAAACATTTGCAAAGGATTTCAGCAGATGCGTTTATGATTATGAGGATGAAGAGGGTTTTTTGCTAGGCTGGAGAACCATGCTAGAGAGGTATGATCTAAGAAACAATGAATGGCTTCATAAGTTATTCAAAGATCGAGATAAATGGGCATCAGCGTACAATCGACATGTATTCACCGCAGATATAAAAAGTTCATTGCAGTTAGAATGTGTTAGCAATGTCTTAAGAAAGTACTTGAGCCCACAGTTTGATTTTTTGTCTTTCTTCAAGCACTATGAAAGAGTGCTGGATGAGCATCGCTATGCAGAGCTACAAGCTGATTTTCATGCAAGCCAAAGCTTCCCGAGAATCCCCCCCTCGAAAATGCTGAAACAAGCTGCCAACATATACACACCAGTGGTTTTTGAAAATTTCCGCAGAGAGTTTGAGATGTTTGTGGATTCAGTGATCTACAGTTGTGGGGAGTCTGGAACTGCATCCGACTATAGAGTAGCAGTAACAGATAGACCCGGGGAATACTATGTTAGGTTTGAATCCAGTGACTTGTCTGTTGTTTGCAGTTGTAAAAAATTCGAATCGATGGGCATCCAGTGCTGCCATGTGCTGAAAGTCCTTGATTTCAGAAATATAAAGGAGTTGCCACAGAAATATTTTCAGAGAAGATGGACGAAGGATGCAAAATCTGCAGATAGAGGCAACCAAGAATTCTTGAATGATGGAGCTTCGCAGACTCCAAGCTCTTGTTTAAATGCTCCTGCGCCATTTATAGGTCAACCACAAGTGCACTTGAATAATCTCCATGACCATGTAAGTTGATCAAATGCAGCATTTTAATTAAAGAGTTGCTTCCGATTCTTGATTCAGGCCGAGAATGATACACACGTCATGGCAATCACAGGCCACTTCCATTTCTACTTCCGGCCAACATGCCCTTCAAGGAAACGCACATGGAAACCAGGTATCAAACACTGATTGAACTGAATTTAGACGTAGTGCACTTCAACTTCTTACACCATGAGTGTTGGTTTTAATTTATTTTTCACAGTATTTTAGCATGTGCCTGGTGATGTTCCACCTCCTGTCAACGACGCACAAAATTGTAGACATTAGAATAGTTTATGCTTTTCTGACTTTGAGTTGCTGTACAGGGTTATGCCCCTTCAGCAGGGACGAACCAGCAGCCATTTATCGGAGGTTTCCCCCTAAACCATGAAACAGGTTTTGGATGAAAAGTGGGCCTTACGCTTTCACCATGTCGTTCCAGAAATCCTGAAGTTTCTGGTACTCTGTAAGGCTCCTGTTACTTATTTTTGTGGTAGCAAGCAATATGTGCCGTTTGTTGTAAAGGAAAATAATAATGGCCCTTAGTTCGACTATAGAAACTCACTTAGCTTTGAGATGGTAGTAAAGATTCGAATTGTCTGCATTCATACATAGCATATGTCATGCCGATGTTGCAGGAACAGCTAAACCACCAGTATTTCGATCGAGCGAAAATGAAACGAAGATTTATGCTATTTACTCATGTTTTTCCACATCTAAATGCTGACACAATGGATCACCTGAACTACAAGATCATGTTTTGCTTCTTCAGAAAATGTTTCGGCCGGCCGTAGAGGTTGTGCCTAGTGATGACTCCCATGGCTTGACTGGGTGAGTGTGCCTAACCAGATATATGAAATCCACGAGCCTGCTTTTCCTTGAAACGAAGACACTTTCTGGGTAAGCAGGGGTGATGAAACAGTGCTGTTTCCTCGCCACTTGGAAGATGACCGACCAAACAAGCATTATGCTATTGACCGGCCGGCGCAGCACTACCTGAAGAACCATTGTGTTTTAAATACTCAGATTTGAATTGGACCACCGATCCTCTGAAGAAATAGACAGCAGATAGTCATACTGCCCAAGTGCCcccagaaagaaataaaaaccatacTGTTGCTTTCCAAATCTTACTACTCCAGTATACAGTATACGGAGGAGCAGAGAGCGAGAAATGAGAAGGGTAGTGAAATTGCAAGAAAATGACGGGCTGTTCGTAGGCTAGCTGGGCATATTCTGGGACGAGTTTCATGGGGGCGTCGTGGGCGCCGGTGACGAATTTGGACCATCTCACGCGGCTCAGCTCATAGGCCAGCGGATCACGTCCCAGGCGATTGACACGAAGATGTGTTCTTGGTGGCAGGTTGCTAAACTTCCAACCCTGTCTAGTACATATCCGAGTACATTCATTCATTCATTAAATAATAATCCATTGGTGTTGAGAGCTTTGATCACATCAAACAGACAACCATCTAGTTCAGGCTCCACATGCTTAAGTGTCGAATCGACAGCACAAGAATACAAGATGTAGGCAAGGAAGGGATACACGCTCCATCCAAAGTTCCAAAGTACCATTGCCTGGAGCCTAGCAGCAGGGTTCCTATCTCTGTCTCCATTTGTCGAAGCCGTCGTGCATAGCTATGTCCACCGCACAGCTCGGACTTGGTAATGTTTATAGTACTATCATATGTACTACGGTGTTCACCAGAAAGTGCAGGCAGAACAGAATCATGTCAAGCACGGCGCATTCCTCACGTCACAACACACGAAACAGTCAAATCCCAGTGCAGATACGCCGTTGCTGATCCTGGCTCAGGCACCTGGTAGTACTACAAAAGAGACACACCGCGCGGCGTCGTGCCCAAGGGCCGTGCCGTCTGTCCGGCGACTGGCGACCAAGCGGCGAGCATCGGGAGCTACACCCGAGAGCGGGAACCCCTTTTTATCATCGGACCCAACGCCACCTCTTGGAGCTGCGACCATGGCCGACTTCTCCTTCTCCCGCTCCGGCCCGCAGCCGCAAGGGCAGGGCCGCCGGCGCCAGGGCGCGCGCAGCCCCTACCCTACCCCGGACAACTCCACCTCCTTCGCCGGCGGGCGCGCCCCGCGCGGACAGCGCCGCCGGGGTGGCGGCTACGATGACATGTCGTGGCAGAGCTCCGTGTCCTGGCAGCCCGACACGTCGTGGGCGCAGCCGCACGGCCTCGGCGCGGCCGTCGGGCCCTGGGGCCTCGCCGGCTCCGACGCCGCCTCCCGCCGCGGCCCGGCGCTGTTCCAGCGCAcggcgcgggactactacctgtCGCGCCGGTCCGGGCCCCGGACGCACCGCGACCGCTCGTCGTCCATGTCGACGGTGCACCGGCCCAGCGGCGCCGTCAGCACCGTCGCCGGCAAGCGGCTCGAGCTGCAGAGCGTCGTGACGGACGCGAGCCGGGCCGCCGCCGTGGCCCCCGACGTCTCCTTCGCCAGCAACGACGACTGCAGCATCGCCGCgtccgtcgcccccgccgccggcgccgtggACAGGGCGATGGTGAGGTACGGCGCCGGCGCCGGCTCGCGCACCCCGGTGTCCCGCGAGGTCTCCTTCTCGCGCGACAACCACAACAAGCTCTACGTCACCCCTGCCCCCGTGCAGCGGGACGTGCCCAGCTTCGGCTACGACGTCAGCGCCACGTCCTACAGCCAGAGCCGGAGCCGGTACTACGGCGACGACGACGCTGGCGGCTACGAgttcgacgacgaggacgacgacgacggcgaggtcGAGCTGAGGGCCGGGAAGCCGGTCAGCGTCACCGGGCTGTTCAAGTACTCCACGCCGATGGACGTCGTGCTGCTCGTGCTCGGGTGCATCGGCGCCATGATCAACGGCGGCTCGCTGCCCTGGTACTCGTACCTCTTCGGGAACTTCGTCAACAAGATCGTCGCCTCCGACAAGACGCAGATGATGAAAGACGTCAGGCAGATCAGCGTGTACATGGTCATCCTCGCCGTGGTTGTCGTCATCGGAGCGTACCTCGGTGAGCACACGCATGACTGTTGTTCTGACATGTCATTCCTCATGCATGAATCTAGTACCAGTACTGATGAGCGTTGGTTGGCGCAGAGATCATGTGCTGGAGGATCGTGGGCGAGAGGTCGGCGCTGCGGGTGCGGCGAGAGTACCTCAAGGCGGTGCTGCGGCAGGAGATCGGTTTCTTCGACACGGAGGTGAGCACCGGCGAGGTGATGCAGAGCATCTCCAGCGACGTCGCACAGATCCAGGAAGTCATGGGGGAGAAGGTAACCAAGATTTACATTGCTTAAACACTTTGCCCATATCTATGGACAAAAAACATGGCTGCATCCTCCCAGCGCTCTGCCTGAACTGCTGTACTTGTGCATGTATATATAGATGGCAGGGTTTGTGCATCACGTCTTCACCTTCATCTTCGGCTACGTGGTTGGGTTCAGAACGTCATGGCGGATCGCCCTCGCCGTCTTGGCCGTCACGCCGGTCATGATGGCCTGCGGCATCGCCTACAAGGCCATATACGGCGGCCTCGCCGCCAACGAAGAGGTAATTCGTGTCTTGAACATATATATAGACTGAAGGAAAACAAACATGCAGTCTGAACTGAACATTTGTGTTGCTTCTGACAATCTATCAAACTAGGCGTCGTACCAACCTGCGGGCAGCGTGGCGCAGCAGGCGATCAGCTCGATCCGGACGGTGCTGTCGTTCGTCATGGAGGACCGGCTGGCCGACCGGTATGCCGAGTGGCTGCGCAAGGCGTCGCCGATCGGCGTCAAGATGGGCTTCGCCAAGGGCGCCGGCATGGGCATGATCTACCTGGTCACCTACTCCCAGTGGGCGCTGGCGCTGTGGTACGGCGCCAAGCTGGTCGCCCAGGGGGAGATCAAGGGCGGCGACGCCATCGCCTGCTTCTTCGGCGTCATGGTCGGAGGAAGGCAAGCACGAGCAGCACCTTGCACGCCGGTGCCAAGGCGCCATCACTTTCTCTGTCGCTAAGCTTGTTGGCTGGTTGTAACTTTGGAAATGGTGGTCGTCGTGCGTGCAGGGGCCTGGCGCTGTCGCTGTCGTACTCGGCGCAGTTCGCGCAGGGGACGGCGGCGGCCGGGCGGGTGTTCGAGATCATCGACCGGGAGCCGGAGATCGACCCGTACGGCGCCGGCGGGCGGGCGCTGTCGGCGGTGAGGGGCAGGATGGAGTTCAAGGACGTGGAGTTCGCGTACCCGTCGCGCCCGGAGTCGCTCATCCTGTACAACCTGAACCTGATCGTCCCGGCGGCGAAGATGCTGGCGCTGGTGGGCATCAGCGGCGGCGGCAAGTCCACCGTGTTCGCGCTCATCGAGAGGTTCTACGACCCCACGCGAGGTACATGACGGTCACCGCATGGCCGTGCGCTGCCGTTGCACGCACGATGATGGGTCGTAACGAATTTTTGTTCGTGTCTACTAGGGACGATCACGCTGGACGGCCAGGACCTGGGGTCGCTGAACCTCAAGTGGCTGCGGTCGCAGATCGGGCTGGTCGGGCAGGAGCCCATCCTGTTCGCCGTCTCCATCATCGAGAACGTGATGATGGGCAAGGAGAACGCGACGAGGCAAGAGGCCATCGCCGCCTGCACCAAGGCCAACGCCCACACCTTCGTCCTCGGCCTCCCCGACGGCTACGACACGCAGGTAACTAAATCCATTTAGCAAACTGATTTTTTTTAAGCATTAAGCAAACTGATGATGCCGATGCTGATGATGGCCTCACTAGTCTGTCTCTGTTCATGGGCTCGCCAGGATCTCCCAAGGGTGTTTGTTTCTagggacttattggtttagggacttaaaaaagtccctataagtcccatctaaaccaaacatgaaggacttatagggacttaaagtggacatttgggacttatgaaataagactctcaaggagagtcttatagagacttatagttgtaatatggtcttatagggacttataagtcccaggaaccaaacagacagagactttttagggacttgggacttacaagttgggactaaaaaaagtctaggacttatgaaccaaacagggcctaaataTTCTCTTTTGTTTAGGTTGGTGACCGCGGGACCCAGCTGTCGGGGGGACAGAAGCAGCGCATCGCGCTCGCGCGCGCCATCATCCGGGAGCCGCGCATCCTGCTGCTGGACGAGCCCACCAGCGCGCTCGACGCCGAGTCCGAGGCCGTCGTGCAGCAGTCCATCGACCGCCTCTCCGTCGGCCGCACCGTCCTCGTCATCGCGCACCGCCTCGCCACCGTCCGCAACGCCGACACCATCGCCGTGCTCGACCGCGGGGCCGTCGTCGAGTCCGGCCGCCATGCCGACCTCATGGCCCGCGCTGGCCCCTACGCCGGCCTCGTCAAGCTCGCCTCTGACAGCGGCAGGTCCGTTCCCGCCGTTGCTCCCGGCACCCCTGGCACGCCCGGCGCGGCGGGGTACAACAGCTTCACTGACAACTCGGGGTACGACGTGTCGGTCTCTAAGTCGAGGTATGGCGGCATTCGCGCGATACAGGAGGTGGAGGCGGATGCTAAGGACGCGCGCGGCCGCAAGGCCGCCGCCAAGTTCAGCGTCTCTGAGATATGGGAGCTGCAGCGGCAGGAAGGGCCGTTGCTGATCCTTGGGTTCCTCATGGGCATCAACGCCGGCGCGGTCTTCTCCGTCTTCCCGCTGCTTCTGGGCCAGGCCGTCCAGGTGTACTTCGACCCCGACACGGACAAGATGAGGCGGCAGATCGGGTACCTGGCCCTCGCCGTCGTGGGTCTCGGCTTTGCCTGCATTCTCACCATGACGGGTCAGCAGGGCTTCTGCGGCTGGGCCGGCGCCCGGCTCACCATGCGCGTCCGCGACCGCCTCTTCCGCGCCATCATGCGGCAGGAGCCCGCGTGGTTCGACGAGGAAGACAATGCCATGGGCGTCCTCGTGACACGGCTCGCCAGGGACGCCATCGCCTTCCGCTCCATGTTCGGCGACCGGTACGCCGTGCTGCTCATGGCCGTGGGCTCCGCCGGCGTCGGCCTCGGCATTTGCTTCGGGCTGGATTGGCGCCTTACACTGATTGCCATGGCCTGTACTCCACTCACGCTCGGCGCGAGCTACCTCAACCTGCTCATCAACGTCGGCGCCAGGTCCGACGAAGCCGCGTACGCGCGGGCCAGCAGCATCGCCGCGGGTGCCGTTTCCAACGTGCGCACCGTCGCGGCGCTCTGCGCGCAGGGCGGCATCGTCGGCACGTTCAACCGGGCGCTGGACGGCCCCTCGGCCAAGGCCCAGCGGAAGTCGCAGTACATGGGCATCATCCTCGGCCTCTCCCAGGGCGCCATGTACGGCGCCTACACGGTGACGCTCTGGGCGGGCGCCTACTTCATCACCAAAGGCTGGTCCACCTTCGGCGACGTGTCCAAGATCTTCCTCATCCTGGTCCTCAGCTCCTTCTCCGTCGGCCAGCTGGCCGGACTCGCCCCTGACACGTCCGGCGCGCCGACGGCCATCGCCGGCATACTGTCCATCCTGAAGCGCCGGCCGacgatcaacgaggaaggcaccaaGCGGCGGACGATCAAGGACGGGAAGCCGATGGACGTGGAGCTGAGGAAAGTGATCTTCGCGTACCCGTCGCGGCCGGACGTGACGGTGCTGAACGACTTCTCGCTGCGCGTGAAGTTCGGGAGCACGGTGGCGGTGGTCGGGCCGAGCGGGAGCGGCAAGTCGACGGTGGTGTGGCTGGTGCAGCGGTTCTACGACCCGCTGGGGGGAACCGTGACGGTCGGCGGCATGGACGTGCGGGAGCTGGACCTCAAGTGGCTCAGAGGGGAATGCgcgatggtgggccaggagccggCCCTGTTCAGTGGGTCCATCAGAGAAAACATTGGGTTCGGCAACCCGAAGGCCGCGTGGGCCGAAATCGAGAATGCTGCTAAGGAGGCCAACATCCACAAGTTCATCGCTGGGCTTCCCCAAGGCTACGACACTCAAGTGAGTACCTGTTCACAAATTGAAAAACTGCTCACAAATCTCAACTTCCAACGCCAAACTTAACATTTGTACTTACTTAAAACTTAACATTTGTAAATTAAGATGTTGTTTACATGATTTTTACACATTATAGACATTATATACTGAACCGCTTATTTTTGGCAGGTTGGGGAGAGTGGGGTGCAGCTGTCAGGTGGTCAGAAACAGAGGATTGCGATCGCACGAGCAGTGCTGAAGCAGTCGAGGATACTGCTCCTGGACGAGGCGAGCAGCGCGCTGGACCTCGAGTCCGAGAAGCACGTGCAGGAGGCGCTGCGACGAGTGTCGCGGCGCGCGACGACGATCACGGTGGCGCACCGCCTCTCCACGATCCGCGATGCCGACCGCATTGCCGTGGTGAGCGCCGGCAGGACCGTGGAGTTCGGCAGCCACGAGACCCTCCTTGCAAACCACCGCGATGGCCTCTACGCGGCCATGGTGAAGGCCGAGATCGAGGCGCAGGCCTTCGCGTAGAGAAGTACAGAACGATGAACTGATCCCAGTGTTCAGTAATTTGAACATTATTTTTTGACGTGTTTTGTGTGACCAAGTTCTTAGTAGGTAGTCAATATATTATTTCGGCAATGTTACCTAGACCACAAGATGAATAAACTTTGCGAGCATACAAGGATTAGATGAAATGTCCATTTCCACAATATATGAACTCCGGCCGGACGCCTGATAATGATGCCGCGAAATGGAGAGAAAACAAAATTAGGGAGAAAAACTGTACTTAGGCAAATAAGATGAGAAATCTTGTTCGACGAGACAGGCGAGCTGCCCTTCGAGATGATGGGATTAATTAAGCGGATTGATGTGGCCATGGTATCAGTTGAGATGGATTCGGTGAGCAACCTGGATGTGGATCTGTTGTGATCAttgagccggttattttacttgttGTCGTGCTGGGCATTATTTGTGaaagaagagagagaaagaaacAATACTCGCCAGCTCCACAGACATCTCGCATAAGGGAGGGCATATTCTTTGTTTATTTATAAATTGTGTACTGAAGATTCTGGGGTTCATTCGGAACTGGCCACCATGTTAACGGTGGCAGTTGTTAAGGCCCAGACAATCAGCGCTCTACCTTTTCGTTATGATGCTATGGAGTACCGACCTTCCCTCATTAGTATATGTTGGTAAATTATTATACAAGAGGAAGTGGATGTATGTGTATCTACCGAACTTGTGTAGTAGGAGCAAATCATTGCTGCCCCCATATTATTTTGAGGCCGAGGAGCGAAAAGATAGTATCGAAACTGTTATTTTCTTTACAAGTTGACATTTCGTCATCGCGAGGTTGCTGTTTCAAGCTTGGTTTCCATAATATCTCGATGAAATAGTTGGTGCATCGCCTTATCTTGATGTCCAATTTCCACTGGTAGTACATTTATTAGGAGCATAACTTGCGGAAGTGTTCTTATAGGTAAGGAATAGAAGAAACCTAGCTACTGCTTTGCTTGGGTTGCtaattgctatgcttaatgctaccCATATTCTTGACGCAGTGGTTGATGGAGTGATGTCTCTGAATACTTCCCGTAAGCAACGACGGCGCAGTATCAACAGATCGCACGCTGGCCGTCTCCATTTAGCAGCGATGGATTCAGACTCCACCGGACATAATCCCAACGAATCCAACCCTTTCTCCATCAAACCTAATCCATTTTTTATTGA
This window encodes:
- the LOC119291661 gene encoding ABC transporter B family member 19-like; this translates as MSWQSSVSWQPDTSWAQPHGLGAAVGPWGLAGSDAASRRGPALFQRTARDYYLSRRSGPRTHRDRSSSMSTVHRPSGAVSTVAGKRLELQSVVTDASRAAAVAPDVSFASNDDCSIAASVAPAAGAVDRAMVRYGAGAGSRTPVSREVSFSRDNHNKLYVTPAPVQRDVPSFGYDVSATSYSQSRSRYYGDDDAGGYEFDDEDDDDGEVELRAGKPVSVTGLFKYSTPMDVVLLVLGCIGAMINGGSLPWYSYLFGNFVNKIVASDKTQMMKDVRQISVYMVILAVVVVIGAYLEIMCWRIVGERSALRVRREYLKAVLRQEIGFFDTEVSTGEVMQSISSDVAQIQEVMGEKMAGFVHHVFTFIFGYVVGFRTSWRIALAVLAVTPVMMACGIAYKAIYGGLAANEEASYQPAGSVAQQAISSIRTVLSFVMEDRLADRYAEWLRKASPIGVKMGFAKGAGMGMIYLVTYSQWALALWYGAKLVAQGEIKGGDAIACFFGVMVGGRQARARGLALSLSYSAQFAQGTAAAGRVFEIIDREPEIDPYGAGGRALSAVRGRMEFKDVEFAYPSRPESLILYNLNLIVPAAKMLALVGISGGGKSTVFALIERFYDPTRGTITLDGQDLGSLNLKWLRSQIGLVGQEPILFAVSIIENVMMGKENATRQEAIAACTKANAHTFVLGLPDGYDTQVGDRGTQLSGGQKQRIALARAIIREPRILLLDEPTSALDAESEAVVQQSIDRLSVGRTVLVIAHRLATVRNADTIAVLDRGAVVESGRHADLMARAGPYAGLVKLASDSGRSVPAVAPGTPGTPGAAGYNSFTDNSGYDVSVSKSRYGGIRAIQEVEADAKDARGRKAAAKFSVSEIWELQRQEGPLLILGFLMGINAGAVFSVFPLLLGQAVQVYFDPDTDKMRRQIGYLALAVVGLGFACILTMTGQQGFCGWAGARLTMRVRDRLFRAIMRQEPAWFDEEDNAMGVLVTRLARDAIAFRSMFGDRYAVLLMAVGSAGVGLGICFGLDWRLTLIAMACTPLTLGASYLNLLINVGARSDEAAYARASSIAAGAVSNVRTVAALCAQGGIVGTFNRALDGPSAKAQRKSQYMGIILGLSQGAMYGAYTVTLWAGAYFITKGWSTFGDVSKIFLILVLSSFSVGQLAGLAPDTSGAPTAIAGILSILKRRPTINEEGTKRRTIKDGKPMDVELRKVIFAYPSRPDVTVLNDFSLRVKFGSTVAVVGPSGSGKSTVVWLVQRFYDPLGGTVTVGGMDVRELDLKWLRGECAMVGQEPALFSGSIRENIGFGNPKAAWAEIENAAKEANIHKFIAGLPQGYDTQVGESGVQLSGGQKQRIAIARAVLKQSRILLLDEASSALDLESEKHVQEALRRVSRRATTITVAHRLSTIRDADRIAVVSAGRTVEFGSHETLLANHRDGLYAAMVKAEIEAQAFA